The proteins below come from a single Biomphalaria glabrata chromosome 10, xgBioGlab47.1, whole genome shotgun sequence genomic window:
- the LOC129928523 gene encoding uncharacterized PPE family protein PPE21-like → MNDEVNLTGWMNDEVNLTGWMNDEVNLTGWMNDEVNLTGSMNDEVNLTGWMNDEVNLTGWMNDEVNITGWMKDEVNLTGWMNDEVNLTGWMNDEVNLTGSMNDEVNLTGWMKDEVNLTGSMNDEVNLTGWMNDEVNLTGSMNVEVNLTGWMNDEVNLTGWMNDEVNLTRWMNDEVNLTGSMNVEVNLTGWMKDEVNLTGWMKDEVNLTGWMNDEVNLTGWMNDEVNLTGWMNDEVNLTGWMKNEINLTGWMNVEVNLTGWMNVEVNLTGWMNVEVNLTGSMNVEVNLTGWMNDEVNLTRWMNDEVNLTGWINDEVNLTRWMKDEVNLTGSMNDEVNLTGSMNVEVNLTGLMNDEVNLTGWMNVEVNLTGLMNDEVNLTGWMNDEVNLTGSMNVEVNLTGSMNDEVNLTGSMNVEVNLTGLMNDEVNLTGWMNDEVNLTGLMNVEVNLTGSMNVEVNLTGLMNVEVNLTGLMNVEVNLTGLMNVEVNLTGSMNDEVNLTGWMNDEVNLTGWMNDEVNLTGWMNDEVNLTGWMNDEVNLTGSMKDKVNLTGWMNDEET, encoded by the coding sequence ATGAATGATGAAGTAAACCTAACTGGGTGGATGAATGATGAAGTAAACCTAACTGGGTGGATGAATGATGAAGTAAACCTAACTGGGTGGATGAATGATGAAGTAAACCTAACTGGGTCGATGAATGATGAAGTAAACCTAACTGGGTGGATGAATGATGAAGTAAACCTAACTGGGTGGATGAATGATGAAGTAAACATAACTGGGTGGATGAAGGATGAAGTAAACCTAACTGGGTGGATGAATGATGAAGTAAACCTAACTGGGTGGATGAATGATGAAGTAAACCTAACTGGGTCGATGAATGATGAAGTAAACCTAACTGGGTGGATGAAGGATGAAGTAAACCTAACTGGGTCGATGAATGATGAAGTAAACCTAACTGGGTGGATGAATGATGAAGTAAACCTAACTGGGTCGATGAATGTTGAAGTAAACCTAACTGGGTGGATGAATGATGAAGTAAACCTAACTGGGTGGATGAATGATGAAGTAAACCTAACTAGGTGGATGAATGATGAAGTAAACCTAACTGGGTCGATGAATGTTGAAGTAAACCTAACTGGGTGGATGAAGGATGAAGTAAACCTAACTGGGTGGATGAAGGATGAAGTAAACCTAACTGGGTGGATGAATGATGAAGTAAACCTAACTGGGTGGATGAATGATGAAGTAAACCTAACTGGGTGGATGAATGATGAAGTAAACCTAACTGGGTGgatgaaaaatgaaataaacctAACTGGGTGGATGAATGTTGAAGTAAACCTAACTGGGTGGATGAATGTTGAAGTAAACCTAACTGGGTGGATGAATGTTGAAGTAAACCTAACTGGGTCGATGAATGTTGAAGTAAACCTAACTGGGTGGATGAATGATGAAGTAAACCTAACTAGGTGGATGAATGATGAAGTAAACCTAACTGGGTGGATAAATGATGAAGTAAACCTAACTCGGTGGATGAAGGATGAAGTAAACCTAACTGGGTCGATGAATGATGAAGTAAACCTAACTGGGTCGATGAATGTTGAAGTAAACCTAACTGGGTTGATGAATGATGAAGTAAACCTAACTGGGTGGATGAATGTTGAAGTAAACCTAACTGGGTTGATGAATGATGAAGTAAACCTAACTGGGTGGATGAATGATGAAGTAAACCTAACTGGGTCGATGAATGTTGAAGTAAACCTAACTGGGTCGATGAATGATGAAGTAAACCTAACTGGGTCGATGAATGTTGAAGTAAACCTAACTGGGTTGATGAATGATGAAGTAAACCTAACTGGGTGGATGAATGATGAAGTAAACCTAACTGGGTTGATGAATGTTGAAGTAAACCTAACTGGGTCGATGAATGTTGAAGTAAACCTAACTGGGTTGATGAATGTTGAAGTAAACCTAACTGGGTTGATGAATGTTGAAGTAAACCTAACTGGGTTGATGAATGTTGAAGTAAACCTAACTGGGTCGATGAATGATGAAGTAAACCTAACTGGGTGGATGAATGATGAAGTAAACCTAACTGGGTGGATGAATGATGAAGTAAACCTAACTGGGTGGATGAATGATGAAGTAAACCTAACTGGGTGGATGAATGATGAAGTAAACCTAACTGGGTCGATGAAGGATAAAGTAAACCTAACTGGGTGGATGAATGATGAAGAAACCTAA
- the LOC129928524 gene encoding uncharacterized PPE family protein PPE21-like translates to MNDEVNLTGWMNDEVNLTGWMKDEVNIIGWMNDEVNLSGWMNDEVNLTGWMKDEVNLTGWMNDEVNLSGWMNDEVNLTGWMNDEVNLTGWMNDEVNLSGWMNDEVNLTGWMKDEVNIIGWMNDEVNLSGWMNDEVNLTGWMNDEVNITGWMNDEVNLTGWMNDEVNLTGWMNDEVNLTGWMNDEVNLTGSMNDEVNLTGWMKDEVNLTGTMNDEVNLTGWMNDEVNLTGWMNDEVNLTGSMNDEVNLTGWMNDEVNLIGWMNDEVNLSGWMNDEVNLTGWMNDEVNITGWMNDEVNLTGWMNDEVNLTGWMNDELNLTESMNDEVNLTGWMKDEVNLTGLMNDEVNLTGWMNDEVNLTGWMNDEVNLNYEMRAFPLLYNL, encoded by the coding sequence ATGAATGATGAAGTAAACCTAACTGGGTGGATGAATGATGAAGTAAACCTAACTGGGTGGATGAAGGATGAAGTAAACATAATTGGGTGGATGAATGATGAAGTAAACCTATCTGGGTGGATGAATGATGAAGTAAACCTAACTGGGTGGATGAAGGATGAAGTAAACCTAACTGGGTGGATGAATGATGAAGTAAACCTATCTGGGTGGATGAATGATGAAGTAAACCTAACTGGGTGGATGAATGATGAAGTAAACCTAACTGGGTGGATGAATGATGAAGTAAACCTATCTGGGTGGATGAATGATGAAGTAAACCTAACTGGGTGGATGAAGGATGAAGTAAACATAATTGGGTGGATGAATGATGAAGTAAACCTATCTGGGTGGATGAATGATGAAGTAAACCTAACTGGGTGGATGAATGATGAAGTAAATATTACTGGGTGGATGAATGATGAAGTAAACCTAACTGGGTGGATGAATGATGAAGTAAACCTAACTGGGTGGATGAATGATGAAGTAAACCTAACTGGGTGGATGAATGATGAAGTAAACCTAACTGGGTCGATGAATGATGAAGTAAACCTAACTGGGTGGATGAAGGATGAAGTAAACCTAACTGGGACGATGAATGATGAAGTAAACCTAACTGGGTGGATGAATGATGAAGTAAACCTAACTGGGTGGATGAATGATGAAGTAAACCTAACTGGGTCGATGAATGATGAAGTAAACCTAACTGGGTGGATGAATGATGAAGTAAACCTAATTGGGTGGATGAATGATGAAGTAAACCTATCTGGGTGGATGAATGATGAAGTAAACCTAACTGGGTGGATGAATGATGAAGTAAATATTACTGGGTGGATGAATGATGAAGTAAACCTAACTGGGTGGATGAATGATGAAGTAAACCTAACTGGGTGGATGAATGATGAATTAAACCTAACTGAGTCGATGAATGATGAAGTAAACCTAACTGGGTGGATGAAGGATGAAGTAAACCTAACTGGGTTGATGAATGATGAAGTAAATCTAACTGGGTGGATGAATGATGAAGTAAACCTAACTGGGTGGATGAATGATGAAGTAAACCTAAATTACGAAATGCGTGCTTTTCCTCTTTTATATAATTTGTAG